tatatgggatactggggatagaactcaggttagctgcatgcaaggcatgtaccctacctgcagtactatctcttcagtcactGGAATAATTTTGGGAAGGAGATGGCTAAAAAGGAAACTTCTGAATGGAAAATACTCttaaagagcaagaaaaaaagcattatttGTGCATTGTACAGGTATCTCTGTTGATCTGACTTAGAGAATGAACTTGGAGGTGGATCAATTTTTCATCTAGACTGGCTACCATGTTAATGCAAAGGTGAGAAGAGGTAAATAATATTGCCAAGTCTTTGCACATGGAACAATCTTATATAGGAGGTtagaagtgtggcccaaacacaactGTAATACTCAGAATGTCTACTGAAACAGTAATACCTATAATCTCCATAGAATTTTAATAAAGTTCAGTTATTTGTTATTCTAAGCATTCATTAGAAAAATTAGATCACTTATATCAAAAACATTAGGAAAACCTGTGTGTGAGAAAGACAACTTTTTTACTCATTCAGTTCAGTAGAAGAATGATGCTGAATGAAAGgaaattaatttgaaaacagAGAAATAGAAATTATCCGATCTGAattgcagagaaaaaaaatgctttacaaAGTGATAGGAACCTGTGAAACTCAAAGGACATAAAAGCCTAAGCTTTAGAGtcctagaaaatgaaaaaggaatgaattacattaaaaaatgtttgatTCAAAACCTGAGTAAACCCAATACTGGAAAAAGGCATAAAGCTAATAAAGAACCTTGctgaattcaaatattttaaactccCTCAAATCTATACCGGGGGCTAATGAAGATAGTTTTGCTAAACTGATCCTTTGTTTTGAACTCTGCGATACCTCAGCAAAAATTATGTAATCAATGTTTTCCCCTCTTCACTTTTGATTAGCACCTCctttctctgattttattttgaaatggtgCATTAGAGAAAAGCTAACTTTTTTGGtcctattttttttgtcttgggggtGGGAGCATAAAGAAGTCTAAGATGCATAGAAATCTAGGTCTAGGCCTTACaatgaaaggaaaaatacaaacatCACTTTGTGACAAATACATTTATCTTACAAGATAATTTATACTGATAATATGGTATTGTTGCATATGCAGCGAGCAGTAACACTAATGCAGAGGCTTACACTGATttaatttctcttatttcttattcttatttaacaaatagcCTGTTGAATGTAAATTTTTTTACCCCTCTCAGTATCATGCATCAATGCTAacagtaaaagaaattaaaagacatcAATTCAATCACTTACCACTTACCACTGATAATTCTATCACTTATTAGCTGGGTGACTTTGGAAACGATAACTAATCTTTCTTGATTTCAGAAATATCATCTGTAAACTGGGAATAATTTAAAGTACTAAACACAGTGTCAAAATATCTTTAACAAGACCAGTGGTCctgtatatagaacagcatagtgcttgccttgcaagcaattgaactgggtttgattcccagtttcCCATTTTTCCGAGTCTGCAAAGAGTGATTACTGAAGGCAGGGCCTGAGCCAAAAGTTAACACtggagcacggccaggtgtggcccccaaacaaaaacaaacaagaaaacaaaaacttcaataaCTATTAGAAATGATTATTTCCTAATATAGTGATGTTTGCTTTACCTTAAACTGTCGTTGAAGCCTTCTACTGCGTATTTTGATGGAATGTAGCCCCCTCCGCAGAATGCAAGCCGACCCCCAACACTGGAGACATTGATAATCCTCCCTTGAGCTTTTTTGACCAAGGGAAGCATATTTAGTGTCACACTGATAAGGCCAAAGAGGTTGACTTCAATAGGCTCTCTGTAGTCGTCCACTATCAACCAGTCAGTGGGAGCCAGCACTCCGAGAATGCCAGCATTGTTGATGAGACCCCAAAGACctagaagagaggaaggaaggaagctgtgACAGGAGGTGCCAGGTACTCAGGCACCGTAGGCAGGAATATAGCACCTGCTTTACAAAATGACGCCATATTCGTGGAGTCCAATTCCTGCTTTGAAATACTTGGTAGTTTGGGAGAGTGTTAGCAGACAGGGTAGCAGACTAAATTTAAATAGTTGAAGCTCTGTTACAGTAAAGCCCTTTTACACAGCTCAATGTTAAAGTACCAATAGTgtcaaaaagacttttttttggcATTAAATCTCACTCGTACGCTGAATAGATCTAATTTTTGTACTTTGCTAAATGAGCATGCCAGAGAATATCTGTCAACTTTTCTCTTTCAACAAAGAacaatatgttttttttattttatttttattttaatttgaagtcaTACCCAaatttgctcagggcttactcctggctctgaaataaGCCTAGGAAGGGTTCCTGAGATTGCTTGGAGAACTGTGTGTTCATGTCTGGATTAGTTGTGTGAAAGGCATCACCCTACATTTGGCCAcctatttaatgtttatttttggtaaaaaGTTTCATTATTCACTTGGCTTATTTTGAATATGGAGAGAGTCTTCTAAGGAGTCAGAAAATGACTGTCTAACACAAAATATCTGTCTGATAGATCATGACACCTTAAGCATCTCTACTCAAATTCTCAGGTGATTTTTGTCCTTTCCTATTGAAAATCTATTTTGTAGTGGGCAATATATCTCAGGTATCCAAATGGTAACTGGGGATTGTTTCTGTTCTATAAAATTTTAGCTTCCAATCTCTTTtgacatatgtacatatgtgtggCTGGAGCAGTACTTCACAGGAGATGACCAGGAAAAGTGAATATTGCCAACTCAGTTCTaaatctgagagagagagagagagagagagagagagagagagagagagagagagagagagagagagagagagagagagagagagattgcaaCTTGGAACTCAGGAACTCCTATGAATTGTGTAATCTTTAGTATACCACAGGTTTTTAGGAGTCATTcttgaaatacaataaaataaaacacattagcTCTAGTTCTCCCACGATCACACCCCCCCCCACAACTATCATTGTACTTACCCTTTTCCCCAACTTGGTTTTTCACCCACTGGGCAGTCCTCTTGACATTCTCAGGGTCTGTTACATCCAAAAGCACTGTGCAAAGCCGTTCTGAAGATTCTGCTTTTAAAGCTGCTGATCCTGATTCAGTCAGACAGGCAGCAAGGACATGAAAACCTTTTTTATCCAGAGTTTTGGCTGCCAAATTTCCAAAGCCtgtatcacacccagtgataaaAATGTACTTCTCAGCAATATCTGGAattttaaattgtcttttatAATTCCATAAGAAGCCACAGAGAACAAGAAGGGCTAATAGCCAAAAGAGCATATTTGTTGTATGTAACAGAGACACTCCTTTCTTGAACTGAAGAAGATATTGTCctttaaaattagaaacaataTTCAAATTAGAAATATTAAGCCATTATATAGTTCAGGATGGAAGAATAGGATATTTTTAATGTATCTGAGTAAACAAATCAATAGTTcaagaacatttatttatatttggttgagaaagtagtaatttttaaaaaatgacttttgtAAAGACAACTGTTGGAAAGATAATATATAGGGTACTTGTTTGCATACAGTAGACCAAAGTTTAATACCTGAcatgccatatgatcccttgagcactgccaagagtaatctcagAGCATAAAAATcaggataatccctgagtactgctgcatATGTCCCCCTCACAAAGGTAAGATAATtcttcaaaattaataaaaagggaaacaggtattaaagaaattaatgtaAGGGTGATGGACCATAGAAAAAttgaatgagggcccggagagatagcacagcggcgtttgccttgcaagcagccaatccaggaccaaaggtggttggttcaaatccccgtgtcccatgtggtcccccgtgcctgccaggagctatttctgagcagacagccaggagtcacccctgagcaatgccgggtgtggcccaaaaaccaaaaaaaaaaaaaaaaaaaaaaaaaaagaaaaagaaaaattgaatgatCTGAGCACAattgtgaataaaatatttttttagtatttctctctgatttcattctttgcatgtaggaaagccatagaattttatatacttttatagtcTGCCATTCACAAACCCATTTTTCTGCataatttttagggttttctaaatatgtcATCAACAAGTAGAGACAGCCAGATttattcttttcctatctggataccctcaATATCCCTGTACTTGCCTACATGCTATGaaaagtactttcagtactatattgaatagaagtggcagaAGTGGGCAACCTTGTTTTGGGCCTGATCTTAGAGGGAAAACTTTGAGTTTTATCCCACTTAATAAAATAGTGTTTTCTGTGGCTTGTATTATATGGCTTTGACTATGCTGAGGAAAGCTTGtttaattcccattttgttgagagttttataatgaatgggtgctggatcttgttaattttttttgcatttgttgatatgatcatatgacatttcttcttttattgatatggtgcattatgttgattgactcaTGAATATTAAGCCATCCTTATATTTCCAAGATAAATTCCACTTGGTCCTgttatatgatctttttgataaattgttggattctatctGATGTATTTTGTAGGggatctttgcatcaatgttcatcagggatatcagtatgtaattcccctttttttgggtggtgtcttggtttttgtgggttttgggtgaTGTTTGCTTTATAAAAATTGGGAGAGTTTCTATTTATTAGATTTCCTAAAAAAGCCTAGAAAGGATGAATAGTAGAtccttgcttttattttgtttattttcaggccacacagtggtgctcatggctctgcactcaggcacccctcctggtaggctcaggggaccatataggttgctgtggatcaaacctgaatcaaccACATGCAGGGAaacatcttatccactgtactatctctccagccatggaAGTTCTTCTGTAagtgtttgaaaaaaaatcatcagtggggccagagttatagcactgtggtagggcatttgccttgcatgcagctgactcaagacagacctgggtttgacccccagcatcccatatggttcctcaagcctgccaggaaaaacttctgagcatagagccaggagtacccttgagTGTCGCCaggtttgtggcccaaaaacaaaaaacaaaaaacaaaaaagaaaagaaagaaaggaaaaagaaaaaaatcattaataaatccatctgagcgcttttgtttttggggagaatttttttgggggagcacaccagtgatgctcagagatttctcctggctatgcactcagaaatcactcctggcttgggggaccatatgggatgctgggtgatcaaactgcagtctgtcctaggttagcacatgcaaagcaaatgccctaccgcttgtgccactgctccggcccctgaaagagacttttgattacaatttttatttccttgagactgataggtttttttttcaggtgtttcatattttttggtttagCCTTGGAAGGCTACAGAAGTCCAGCAATATATCTATTGCTTCTAGGTTATCATGTTTTATGgcacacattttttaaagtaatccTGAGAATCTTCGCATTTATTTGTTATCAGTTGTGATATACCCcatttaattactgattcaattaactacaactctctctctctttgtgaatctTGTTAGTGGTttctgatcttgtttattttttcaaagaatcaacattTGGCTTCATTCATC
This is a stretch of genomic DNA from Suncus etruscus isolate mSunEtr1 chromosome 5, mSunEtr1.pri.cur, whole genome shotgun sequence. It encodes these proteins:
- the DHRS9 gene encoding dehydrogenase/reductase SDR family member 9, which codes for MLFWLLALLVLCGFLWNYKRQFKIPDIAEKYIFITGCDTGFGNLAAKTLDKKGFHVLAACLTESGSAALKAESSERLCTVLLDVTDPENVKRTAQWVKNQVGEKGLWGLINNAGILGVLAPTDWLIVDDYREPIEVNLFGLISVTLNMLPLVKKAQGRIINVSSVGGRLAFCGGGYIPSKYAVEGFNDSLRLDMKAFGVHVSCIEPGMFKTALSDPVLAIRKKLSLWEQLSPDIKQQYGEGYIAKSIDKLKDTKNFVNLDLSLVVECMEHALTSLFPKTRYVVGKDAKVFWIPLSHMPAVLQDFLLLKHRIELDNPKAV